A stretch of the Bdellovibrio sp. 22V genome encodes the following:
- a CDS encoding 2,3,4,5-tetrahydropyridine-2,6-dicarboxylate N-succinyltransferase, which produces MQNDVNKIYTDIQNGKTVDQLTTQELKHIVETIEGLDSGRLRVCEKTTEGWITHEWIKKAILLYFRIQKMDIMKAGDFTYFDKIPVKQWSEEDGVRVVPHALARKGSFIEKGAILMPSYVNIGAYVGSGTMVDTWATVGSCAQIGKNVHLSGGVGIGGVLEPVQASPVIVEDNAFIGSRCIVVEGAVIEEGAVLGAGVTITASTKIIDVTGSSPVEYKGRVPANCVVIPGTQMKDFPSGKYGVPCALIIGKRKPSTDLKTSLTDALRDYQVSV; this is translated from the coding sequence ATGCAGAATGACGTGAATAAAATTTATACTGACATCCAAAACGGAAAAACCGTCGATCAGCTTACAACGCAAGAATTGAAACACATTGTTGAGACGATCGAAGGCCTGGATTCAGGACGCCTTCGCGTTTGCGAAAAAACCACTGAAGGCTGGATCACTCACGAATGGATCAAAAAAGCGATTTTGCTTTATTTCCGCATCCAAAAAATGGATATCATGAAAGCCGGCGACTTCACTTACTTCGATAAAATTCCCGTGAAGCAATGGAGCGAAGAAGATGGCGTTCGCGTTGTCCCACACGCTCTGGCGCGAAAAGGCTCCTTCATTGAAAAAGGGGCGATTCTTATGCCGTCATACGTGAACATTGGCGCTTACGTTGGCTCTGGAACGATGGTCGACACCTGGGCGACCGTAGGCTCGTGCGCGCAAATTGGAAAGAACGTGCATCTTTCCGGCGGCGTGGGTATTGGCGGCGTTCTTGAACCTGTTCAGGCATCTCCAGTAATCGTGGAAGACAATGCCTTTATCGGCAGCCGCTGTATCGTTGTCGAAGGTGCGGTCATCGAAGAGGGTGCTGTACTTGGTGCGGGTGTAACAATCACGGCAAGTACGAAAATCATTGATGTGACAGGATCTTCTCCTGTGGAATACAAAGGTCGCGTACCCGCCAATTGCGTCGTGATTCCTGGCACCCAAATGAAAGACTTCCCGTCTGGAAAATACGGAGTGCCGTGTGCATTGATTATCGGAAAAAGAAAACCAAGTACAGATCTGAAGACATCTTTGACAGATGCTCTGCGCGACTATCAAGTCAGTGTTTAA
- a CDS encoding ABC transporter permease encodes MTSLLAHVDSLGRFVTKNLEYTARVLLMVYLSLRATLLDKAQGFRQIVGVISAQIYFTGWQALPLISVLALGVGSIMIMQSLANLTLLGGTQMIGSFLIVMVLREAGPLLVALVVIARSGTAVASEVGNMRANREIEALESMGINPLSFIVFPRVIGGIISVLALAFYFNFIALIGGFLVTRFVQDMPFAFYTDSLMRAFAQEDVLIFLLKNGFSGMIIFVVSCYQGLSVKRSPHEVPQVTTQAVVNSIIFVVIFNLMVSALFYLNQLRSLGVV; translated from the coding sequence ATGACTTCTTTACTGGCGCACGTTGATTCGCTAGGAAGATTTGTTACGAAGAATTTGGAGTACACGGCACGTGTCCTCCTGATGGTCTATCTTTCGTTGCGTGCCACTCTGCTTGATAAAGCCCAAGGCTTTCGCCAAATTGTCGGCGTTATTTCCGCACAAATTTATTTCACGGGCTGGCAGGCGTTGCCATTGATCTCGGTTCTTGCTTTGGGCGTGGGCTCCATCATGATCATGCAGTCTTTGGCCAATCTGACTTTGCTTGGCGGCACACAAATGATCGGAAGCTTTTTGATCGTGATGGTTTTGCGTGAGGCCGGGCCGTTACTTGTGGCTCTTGTGGTGATCGCACGCTCGGGGACGGCGGTTGCTTCCGAAGTTGGAAATATGCGCGCCAATCGCGAGATCGAAGCCCTTGAGAGCATGGGAATTAATCCTTTGAGTTTCATTGTTTTCCCGCGTGTCATTGGCGGCATTATCAGCGTGCTTGCCTTGGCTTTCTATTTCAACTTTATCGCCTTGATCGGCGGCTTTCTGGTCACACGGTTTGTGCAGGATATGCCGTTTGCCTTCTATACGGATTCTTTAATGCGGGCTTTTGCTCAAGAGGACGTGCTGATCTTTCTTCTTAAAAACGGATTTAGCGGGATGATCATTTTCGTCGTGTCTTGCTATCAAGGCTTGTCGGTAAAGCGCAGTCCGCATGAAGTTCCACAAGTCACCACGCAAGCGGTCGTTAACAGCATTATCTTCGTAGTTATTTTTAATCTTATGGTTTCAGCTTTGTTTTATTTAAATCAACTTCGCAGTTTAGGGGTGGTCTAA
- a CDS encoding MlaD family protein — translation MMKVKFNKFERVAGLFILLAIGGVLLTATVAAIKQGWFEPKVRYTTTFENADGIHQGTLVQISGLRAGAVETVELESDNRIRVGFYVLGKFQDRIRENSTVQLIRPFIIGERVLDLSVGSDRFEVIPAQSAVKSLETVDLMTLMSGKNMNSYLSKLGGILESMQVIVDAFADKSRAESMVRVIDRLDPLMKNLNTMSMEVIKLSKQATHDDGVQKLVGNLAVTTREINRILPELNEQNPELAKDLATMTQNLAVVTKAIGPAVKEVETELPGASVKLVQALNETVVVLKAMQKSFFMRGSVREVKEEEDALRMPAHTK, via the coding sequence ATGATGAAGGTGAAGTTTAATAAGTTTGAAAGAGTCGCAGGTCTCTTCATTCTCTTGGCTATTGGGGGAGTGTTGCTGACCGCGACCGTTGCAGCGATCAAACAAGGTTGGTTTGAGCCGAAGGTCCGCTATACGACGACGTTTGAAAATGCTGACGGGATTCATCAGGGAACCTTGGTGCAAATCTCGGGTCTGCGTGCCGGCGCCGTAGAAACCGTGGAACTGGAAAGCGACAATCGCATTCGCGTGGGATTTTACGTCTTGGGAAAATTCCAGGACCGTATTCGTGAAAACAGCACGGTGCAACTGATTCGTCCGTTTATTATCGGGGAAAGAGTGCTCGATCTGTCGGTTGGAAGCGATCGGTTTGAAGTCATTCCAGCGCAAAGTGCGGTGAAGTCTTTAGAGACCGTGGATCTTATGACATTGATGAGCGGAAAGAACATGAATTCCTACCTTTCAAAATTGGGAGGAATCTTAGAAAGCATGCAAGTGATTGTCGATGCTTTTGCGGATAAAAGCCGTGCCGAAAGCATGGTGCGTGTGATCGACCGACTTGATCCGTTAATGAAAAATCTGAACACGATGTCGATGGAAGTCATCAAACTTTCCAAGCAGGCCACACATGACGATGGCGTGCAAAAGCTTGTCGGCAATTTAGCTGTGACAACCCGGGAGATCAATCGCATCTTGCCTGAGCTCAACGAACAAAATCCGGAGCTCGCAAAAGATTTGGCAACCATGACGCAGAATCTGGCGGTGGTAACCAAGGCGATCGGACCTGCGGTAAAAGAAGTAGAAACGGAATTACCGGGAGCGAGTGTGAAACTCGTTCAGGCTCTCAATGAGACAGTGGTTGTCCTAAAAGCGATGCAAAAGAGCTTCTTTATGCGAGGAAGTGTTCGTGAAGTGAAAGAAGAAGAAGATGCTTTACGAATGCCGGCTCACACTAAGTAG
- a CDS encoding YdcF family protein yields MRIAKSLLRSRSFWVLLLFSGVVIFRYYGEFQKVQNESVQSWMKTPSADCAVVLTGGAGRVREGFDLLANQNVKKLVISGVYSNARLREIMPVWSFYGNLSENDVVLDRRSETTYGNAQQSLPIVEALKCRDILLVTSRLHMYRSYRTFRAAFPENIYIKKHAMIGGRYEASVWETGFEALKSFFYSLWAY; encoded by the coding sequence TTGCGCATCGCTAAGTCTTTGCTGCGCTCTCGTTCTTTTTGGGTCTTGCTGCTTTTTAGCGGCGTCGTGATTTTTCGTTATTACGGAGAATTCCAAAAGGTGCAAAATGAGAGCGTGCAATCTTGGATGAAAACTCCTTCTGCTGATTGTGCCGTTGTCCTGACAGGCGGGGCGGGAAGAGTGCGCGAAGGTTTTGATTTACTCGCGAATCAAAACGTAAAAAAGTTGGTGATTTCAGGCGTGTATTCCAATGCGCGCCTGCGCGAGATCATGCCAGTCTGGTCTTTTTACGGAAATCTTTCAGAGAATGACGTTGTTTTGGATCGTCGCTCGGAAACGACTTACGGGAATGCCCAACAAAGTCTGCCGATTGTGGAAGCGCTAAAATGCCGCGACATCCTGCTGGTGACGTCGCGCTTGCACATGTATCGCTCGTATCGCACTTTTCGTGCGGCCTTTCCTGAAAACATCTACATAAAGAAACACGCTATGATCGGCGGTCGTTACGAGGCTTCCGTCTGGGAGACGGGCTTTGAAGCGTTGAAATCTTTCTTCTACTCCTTGTGGGCTTACTAA
- a CDS encoding RidA family protein, whose protein sequence is MKKVIHTDNAPKAVGPYSQAIQMGDMLFCSGQISIDPKTNEVFTGDIKTQTEMVMKNVEAVLAASGMNFSNIVKTTIFITNMSDFATVNEVYAKAFKEAPPARSTVGVAALPKGVNVEIEVIAHR, encoded by the coding sequence ATGAAAAAAGTTATTCATACAGACAATGCTCCGAAGGCGGTAGGCCCTTACTCTCAAGCAATTCAAATGGGTGACATGCTTTTCTGTTCTGGACAAATTTCTATCGATCCGAAAACGAACGAAGTTTTTACGGGCGATATTAAAACTCAGACAGAGATGGTGATGAAAAATGTCGAAGCGGTTCTTGCGGCATCGGGAATGAATTTCTCGAATATCGTGAAGACGACAATCTTCATCACAAACATGAGCGACTTCGCGACTGTGAACGAAGTTTATGCGAAAGCATTCAAAGAGGCACCTCCTGCGCGTTCGACTGTGGGCGTAGCGGCGCTTCCTAAGGGTGTGAACGTGGAGATCGAAGTCATTGCGCATCGCTAA
- a CDS encoding FtsX-like permease family protein — protein sequence MIRRISWLSMVGIAISVTAFLVVLFVMNGMNAAIKKRILGLEPHLYVQVSGITSPSVLETHPVYQRLHETPENKAYVYETQDVIIRSQDGQFRGGIARGVTRESLEHFSEQLQQMDRKNIDRESPAYFTDPQDVPDQGEIVMGVDLAQSLGVFEGDFVTVVAPSGLLLPPGETPKFERVRIKRIVTTSLADIDSQYVFYQRGKALNSLVDEGMRKIGIEAWLADESRIEDAKEDLMKFSDVSVETWMDRNSALLYALKLEKLTIGTFLGLAGMIAASSILTVLALLLSQKKRDIAILRTIGFSGRQTVKTFTQLGFILAFVGVLVGVILGTGVGLYLQAHPIQLGASQIYYDPSIPALVDYTLMFAVLIISALTAWFGSYIPARTAAEVQPSDALRMK from the coding sequence TTGATCCGTCGGATCTCTTGGCTTTCCATGGTTGGAATCGCGATCAGCGTGACGGCTTTTCTTGTCGTTTTATTTGTCATGAACGGAATGAATGCCGCCATCAAAAAAAGAATTCTTGGGTTGGAGCCGCATCTTTACGTGCAGGTTTCCGGCATCACGTCGCCGTCCGTTTTAGAAACACATCCCGTTTATCAAAGACTGCATGAGACTCCGGAAAACAAAGCCTATGTGTATGAAACTCAAGATGTGATTATTCGCAGTCAAGACGGTCAATTCCGCGGCGGTATTGCGCGCGGAGTGACACGCGAAAGTCTAGAGCACTTTTCAGAGCAGCTTCAACAAATGGACCGAAAAAATATCGATCGTGAATCACCGGCGTATTTTACCGATCCTCAGGACGTGCCGGACCAGGGCGAAATCGTGATGGGTGTGGATCTGGCGCAATCGCTAGGCGTTTTTGAGGGGGATTTTGTCACCGTGGTTGCGCCGTCGGGATTGTTATTACCTCCAGGGGAAACACCTAAGTTCGAGCGAGTGCGTATTAAAAGAATCGTAACGACGAGTCTAGCGGATATCGATTCCCAATATGTTTTCTATCAGCGGGGTAAAGCGCTGAACTCTTTGGTCGATGAAGGAATGCGCAAGATCGGGATTGAAGCCTGGTTGGCTGACGAATCGCGCATTGAAGACGCAAAAGAAGATTTGATGAAGTTTAGTGACGTCAGCGTTGAAACCTGGATGGATCGCAACTCAGCTCTTTTGTATGCATTGAAATTAGAGAAGCTGACGATTGGCACCTTTTTAGGTTTGGCCGGTATGATTGCAGCAAGCTCTATTTTAACTGTTCTTGCTCTATTGCTTTCACAGAAGAAAAGAGATATCGCCATTCTGCGCACGATTGGTTTTTCAGGTCGGCAGACAGTGAAGACGTTCACGCAGCTGGGATTTATTCTGGCTTTTGTCGGAGTGCTTGTCGGCGTGATCTTAGGCACGGGGGTGGGACTGTATCTGCAGGCCCATCCGATTCAACTGGGCGCTTCGCAAATCTATTACGATCCGTCGATCCCAGCTCTTGTTGATTACACTTTGATGTTCGCGGTTCTTATTATCAGTGCTTTGACCGCGTGGTTTGGATCTTATATCCCGGCAAGAACAGCGGCTGAGGTGCAACCCTCAGACGCCTTAAGAATGAAATAA
- a CDS encoding organic solvent tolerance protein — protein sequence MLKKLALALCLIAFAGTVEAKELTNRLGVGVKKNTSLDLPELAAVYYPNSDIAFAGGLGVDTQEDASRFSFNAGVRRIVFKEDNMNFYMGGSVGLVNFETLGEKESGFELNALFGGEFFLPGLDSLGFTFEGGVGVISADNVRFRTIADGPFSAGIIFYF from the coding sequence ATGCTTAAAAAATTGGCGTTGGCACTTTGCTTAATCGCATTTGCTGGCACAGTGGAAGCCAAAGAACTTACAAACCGTTTGGGCGTGGGCGTAAAAAAGAATACGTCCCTGGATCTGCCAGAGCTTGCAGCCGTTTACTATCCTAATTCCGACATCGCATTTGCCGGCGGCTTAGGCGTAGATACTCAAGAAGATGCATCTCGTTTTTCTTTTAATGCGGGCGTTCGCCGCATTGTTTTCAAAGAAGATAATATGAACTTCTACATGGGGGGCTCTGTAGGTCTTGTGAATTTCGAGACCCTGGGCGAAAAAGAATCGGGCTTTGAATTGAACGCTCTGTTTGGCGGTGAGTTCTTCTTGCCTGGTTTGGATTCTTTGGGATTCACATTTGAAGGCGGTGTGGGCGTGATCTCTGCTGACAACGTTCGCTTCAGAACAATCGCTGACGGTCCGTTCAGCGCTGGAATTATTTTTTACTTCTAA
- a CDS encoding HD domain-containing phosphohydrolase has protein sequence MILSESDEVLSRAKHVISTHFFTFRQLNYQSLPQEALGDLLKAQLILLAQETDEPLVAFATRVDRVLDLFPRSRLVTVMSAASAKENLEGTQNVRVTPLSQSEFHSSLKFEYLCLYRCRFQFFEIQNSDFFPMTTMMLPAFVRLELNQRYLAVLFSNTVLSDEKFSRIEKASGLYIQIKDSEKYLQYINSYYDTSGKALRKRARALFLCVIYYSLRLNEILLFDFKTSKDDEVSAAYEGLKKVAEELFQIMRGEENLWDTFREAVSDEFTIFWRSPWIATYAALMSLKSGQGDPMTAFLAGLFADVGIYDLEEKIAHQYFLSDDKKIPEDSRSSFEKHPLLSLNRCLIKKLPLDEAVKSALVCTHERADEKGFPNQVPAAQLPVEAQLVQFAERIDQEVLTTMQKNGVGFRFLKEKLWEAESKNPGAFSSEFLSAIAESLI, from the coding sequence TTGATTCTAAGTGAATCAGATGAAGTTCTTAGTCGTGCCAAACATGTTATTTCGACTCATTTCTTTACGTTTCGTCAGCTGAATTACCAGAGTCTGCCGCAGGAGGCTTTGGGTGATCTTCTCAAAGCGCAACTGATTTTATTAGCGCAAGAAACAGATGAACCTTTGGTCGCTTTCGCAACCCGCGTGGATCGTGTCTTAGATCTGTTTCCTCGCTCGCGCCTAGTGACCGTGATGAGTGCAGCTTCCGCTAAAGAAAATCTCGAAGGCACGCAAAACGTTCGAGTCACTCCTCTGTCACAGTCCGAGTTTCATTCGAGCTTGAAGTTTGAATATCTCTGTCTTTACCGTTGTCGGTTTCAGTTTTTTGAGATTCAGAATTCCGATTTTTTTCCGATGACGACAATGATGCTTCCGGCTTTTGTTCGTTTGGAGCTGAATCAAAGATATTTGGCGGTGCTTTTCAGTAACACGGTTCTTTCAGACGAAAAATTCAGTCGTATCGAAAAAGCCTCTGGTCTTTATATTCAGATCAAAGACAGCGAGAAGTACCTGCAGTACATCAATTCTTATTACGACACCTCAGGAAAGGCGCTGAGGAAACGCGCCCGCGCTTTGTTTTTATGTGTGATCTATTATTCATTGCGTTTGAATGAGATTCTGCTTTTTGATTTTAAAACAAGTAAAGACGATGAGGTCTCTGCGGCCTACGAAGGATTGAAGAAAGTTGCTGAAGAACTTTTTCAAATCATGCGTGGCGAAGAAAATTTGTGGGACACATTTCGCGAAGCTGTCTCTGATGAGTTCACGATATTCTGGCGTTCACCTTGGATTGCAACTTATGCGGCTTTGATGTCCTTAAAAAGCGGTCAAGGCGATCCGATGACAGCATTTTTAGCGGGACTCTTTGCGGACGTCGGTATTTATGATTTGGAAGAGAAAATCGCGCATCAGTATTTTCTTTCGGATGATAAGAAGATTCCTGAAGATTCGAGATCCAGTTTTGAAAAGCATCCGCTTTTGTCTTTGAACCGTTGTCTGATCAAAAAACTACCGTTGGATGAGGCTGTGAAAAGCGCGCTTGTCTGCACGCATGAACGAGCCGATGAGAAGGGCTTTCCGAATCAGGTGCCGGCGGCACAATTGCCCGTCGAGGCGCAGTTGGTTCAGTTTGCGGAGCGCATTGATCAAGAGGTTCTTACGACAATGCAAAAGAATGGCGTCGGCTTCCGCTTTCTTAAGGAAAAATTGTGGGAAGCGGAAAGTAAAAATCCGGGCGCTTTCAGTTCCGAATTCTTGTCTGCCATTGCCGAGTCTCTGATTTAA
- a CDS encoding ATP-binding cassette domain-containing protein, which translates to MKIESLKFEGVSFTHEGQDPIVHNVEFDFPMNEIHWVKAEEGAGKSSLLQILAGLQIPQSGKYLINGENVLEMSFEEFLPYRLQIGYSFDYGGLINNRTLFDNLMLPLLYHKVVSPEEAKKRVVDMLKEFGMEKFAHERPAHVPGRIRKLTCVLRALIMRPQVLLLDDPSVGMGQDSIYTFVDHIHRLRKEGHFSHIFISSYDEKFMNLFAYQIIHLDDGQLYYQAVDPEKRVVHL; encoded by the coding sequence ATGAAAATCGAGAGTCTTAAATTTGAAGGTGTTTCATTTACACACGAGGGACAAGATCCGATTGTTCACAACGTCGAGTTTGATTTTCCAATGAACGAGATTCACTGGGTCAAGGCGGAAGAAGGAGCCGGGAAGAGTTCGCTTTTGCAAATTCTAGCAGGCTTGCAAATTCCTCAATCGGGGAAGTACTTGATCAACGGTGAAAATGTTTTGGAAATGTCTTTTGAAGAATTTTTACCGTATCGCCTGCAAATCGGTTACTCGTTTGACTACGGCGGTTTGATCAACAATCGCACGCTGTTTGATAACTTGATGTTGCCTCTTTTGTATCACAAGGTGGTTTCTCCGGAAGAAGCGAAAAAGCGTGTCGTAGACATGTTGAAGGAATTCGGCATGGAAAAATTCGCGCACGAAAGACCTGCGCACGTGCCAGGCCGCATTCGCAAGCTGACATGTGTTTTAAGAGCCTTGATCATGCGCCCGCAAGTTCTGCTTTTAGATGATCCAAGTGTGGGGATGGGCCAAGACAGTATTTATACTTTCGTGGATCATATCCATCGCCTGCGCAAAGAAGGCCACTTCAGTCATATTTTTATTAGCTCTTACGATGAGAAGTTTATGAACCTGTTTGCTTATCAAATTATCCACTTGGATGATGGGCAGCTTTATTACCAAGCAGTGGATCCAGAGAAAAGAGTTGTTCATCTATGA
- a CDS encoding transporter substrate-binding domain-containing protein, producing the protein MRSFFRVGILLLLNVAVQRTEAKNLKIAFGNGRPPYVFQEQGKWKGIEVEVVGEIFRRLGQKYTFDNMSPLRLEAEAKHGNSYDVVVGVPLASDGAVFYSEPYVYFQNYAIALKKKKVAVKNIKDLQRYRIGTWVNAWKDLGPAFRSTYSPKANGDFSTGYKEFVKQEEQSEAFWSEKIDVIIIDRYVFGWFRMVQAAKVDTAKDIEVFRLFSEKMASHVAFHDEKLRDSFNRELAKLHESGEYERIVRSYVGESLAALLTSKNIR; encoded by the coding sequence GTGCGATCCTTTTTTCGCGTTGGTATTCTCTTACTCCTGAACGTTGCGGTACAAAGAACAGAAGCCAAAAATTTAAAAATAGCCTTCGGCAATGGCCGGCCTCCTTATGTTTTTCAAGAACAAGGGAAGTGGAAAGGCATCGAAGTTGAAGTCGTCGGCGAAATCTTTCGTCGTTTAGGTCAGAAGTACACTTTCGATAATATGTCTCCGTTGCGCTTGGAAGCCGAAGCCAAACATGGAAATTCCTACGATGTTGTCGTCGGAGTTCCTTTGGCTTCTGACGGAGCGGTGTTTTATTCGGAGCCTTACGTGTATTTTCAGAACTACGCGATTGCCTTAAAAAAGAAAAAAGTCGCTGTCAAAAATATTAAGGATCTGCAGCGCTATCGGATCGGAACATGGGTGAATGCCTGGAAAGATCTGGGACCCGCGTTTCGTTCGACTTACTCTCCGAAAGCGAATGGAGATTTTTCGACGGGCTATAAGGAGTTCGTCAAGCAAGAGGAGCAAAGCGAAGCTTTCTGGAGTGAAAAAATTGATGTTATCATCATCGACCGCTACGTTTTCGGGTGGTTTCGCATGGTGCAGGCGGCAAAAGTCGATACGGCGAAAGATATCGAAGTGTTTCGTTTGTTTTCTGAAAAAATGGCGTCGCATGTCGCTTTTCATGACGAGAAACTTCGGGATTCTTTTAATCGCGAATTGGCGAAGCTTCACGAAAGTGGCGAGTATGAGCGGATTGTTCGCAGTTATGTCGGCGAAAGCTTGGCGGCGCTTTTAACGTCTAAAAACATACGATAG
- a CDS encoding M14 family zinc carboxypeptidase: MKTSIFTTTSKGMPVIAYEFHNDGPEVLILGGVHGDEIEGVIASQELLKHFMHSFPYKLNLTLVPQFNFEGVIFKTRGNGNGVDLNRNLPTKDWSPEVKTPRYHPGPFAGSENENKGLMAYLEQKKPVFILSLHSWHPVLNVNGDCRQVAEVLAQRTGYKIDDDIGYPTPGCLGTYTGLERNFPTLTYEIERGLSAEKIIEIHVPAILESLKVLERK, encoded by the coding sequence ATGAAAACTTCTATTTTTACCACCACTTCTAAAGGCATGCCGGTCATAGCCTATGAATTTCATAATGACGGTCCGGAAGTTCTTATCCTGGGCGGCGTCCATGGCGACGAAATTGAAGGCGTCATCGCTTCTCAAGAGCTTTTGAAGCACTTTATGCACTCCTTCCCCTACAAGCTCAACCTCACATTGGTACCGCAATTTAACTTTGAAGGTGTGATTTTCAAAACCCGCGGTAACGGCAACGGTGTGGATCTGAACCGCAATCTGCCAACTAAAGATTGGTCTCCGGAAGTAAAAACGCCCCGCTATCATCCCGGCCCTTTTGCGGGAAGCGAAAACGAAAACAAAGGTTTGATGGCTTATCTTGAGCAGAAAAAACCAGTGTTTATTTTGAGTTTACACTCTTGGCATCCGGTCTTAAACGTCAACGGCGACTGCCGCCAGGTGGCCGAGGTTTTAGCGCAAAGAACCGGTTATAAAATTGATGACGACATCGGCTATCCAACACCAGGGTGCCTGGGAACTTACACAGGACTCGAAAGAAATTTCCCGACATTGACTTATGAAATCGAAAGAGGTCTGTCGGCAGAAAAAATTATTGAAATTCATGTTCCAGCGATTCTGGAATCACTCAAAGTTTTAGAAAGAAAATAG